A single Haloplasma contractile SSD-17B DNA region contains:
- a CDS encoding NAD(P)/FAD-dependent oxidoreductase, whose product MRVAVIGAGFSGMLAGYLLEKEGIDVTIYEKQDNIGGHCKTIVSKDVYTELGTVVSFTRKIKELLIDLKVQYTERNVYRNFVDENYNRVEHMSHEDVTKLLKELATLKIILKKYSNTLNDVNFGYIHEDLMVPFNRFLDKHNLKYVSEVITPHLSSFGFGSLHSIQAYYVFKIFNIDTIYSFIKADKVLFINKGTLELIKKLSENISDIRYSLEVINVELVSNQVKVETSYSSDYYDKVLITTKLPEDVIKDQLYNQLMKKIDTNPYITCAYEVTNRDLVTTYYKANLGKKGKIQFFYTSRQNNRTTLVAYAYGYIKKEVIDDITKDIRNIGVNIKQLTTVKQWYIFPHLKSHNLTQDFYKNINERQKISNICLIGSLVSKPSIDNLYFSVKSTVKEIIDNYKKGL is encoded by the coding sequence ATGAGAGTAGCTGTAATTGGAGCAGGTTTTAGTGGAATGCTCGCTGGATACTTGCTTGAAAAAGAAGGGATAGACGTTACCATATATGAAAAACAAGATAATATAGGGGGACATTGCAAGACTATTGTAAGTAAGGATGTTTACACAGAACTTGGGACAGTCGTATCTTTTACTAGAAAAATTAAAGAGTTATTGATTGATTTGAAAGTTCAGTACACGGAACGTAATGTCTACAGAAATTTTGTGGATGAAAATTACAATCGTGTTGAACACATGTCACACGAAGATGTTACAAAACTATTAAAAGAATTAGCTACCCTCAAAATAATACTTAAAAAATATTCTAATACACTAAATGATGTTAATTTTGGATATATCCATGAAGATTTAATGGTTCCTTTTAATAGATTCTTAGATAAACATAATTTAAAATATGTAAGTGAAGTTATTACTCCTCACCTATCCTCTTTCGGCTTTGGTAGTTTACATAGTATTCAAGCTTACTATGTATTTAAAATATTTAATATCGATACGATCTACTCTTTTATAAAGGCTGATAAGGTATTATTTATTAATAAAGGAACACTTGAACTTATAAAAAAGTTAAGTGAAAACATCTCTGATATAAGGTATTCTCTAGAAGTAATAAATGTTGAATTAGTAAGTAATCAAGTTAAGGTAGAAACCTCTTATAGTTCAGATTACTACGATAAGGTTCTCATTACTACAAAACTGCCCGAAGATGTTATTAAGGATCAATTATATAATCAATTAATGAAAAAAATAGACACTAATCCATATATCACTTGCGCCTATGAAGTAACAAACAGAGATCTTGTAACTACATATTATAAAGCTAATCTAGGTAAGAAAGGCAAAATACAATTTTTTTATACCTCTAGGCAAAACAATAGAACTACACTCGTTGCATATGCATATGGTTATATTAAAAAAGAGGTAATAGATGATATTACAAAGGATATTAGGAATATAGGTGTTAATATAAAACAATTAACAACAGTAAAACAGTGGTATATCTTTCCACACTTAAAATCTCATAACTTAACACAAGACTTCTATAAAAATATTAATGAGAGACAAAAAATAAGTAACATATGCTTAATTGGTTCATTAGTGTCCAAACCATCGATCGATAATTTATATTTTTCGGTTAAATCTACTGTAAAAGAAATAATTGACAATTATAAAAAGGGATTATAA
- a CDS encoding Fic family protein encodes MDYKSLKEVANKCKDLHQIVKATLLHGEFVKIHPFVDGDGRTARILLKISLMKDGLVRIIITKDQRLFYYEG; translated from the coding sequence ATGGATTATAAGAGTCTAAAAGAAGTGGCTAATAAATGTAAAGATTTACACCAAATTGTAAAAGCAACTTTACTTCATGGGGAATTTGTTAAGATTCATCCCTTTGTAGATGGAGATGGGAGAACAGCAAGAATTCTACTTAAAATTTCTTTGATGAAAGATGGACTGGTTCGCATTATAATTACAAAAGATCAAAGGTTATTCTATTATGAAGGCTAA
- the hypB gene encoding hydrogenase nickel incorporation protein HypB — MNEFKVFTIKKNIHEDNDKVAETTRSKLKKHGVYLINIMSSPGSGKTTTLVSTIKALKNDIKIGVMEADVDSEVDAKTVQDAGAKAIQLHTGGMCHLDATMTKQGIDELGVNELDLVFLENIGNLICPAGYDTGAMKNVAILSVPEGDDKPLKYPKIFGKVDVLIVNKIDAMEHFDFSIDLLEKRVKKLNKDILIFPISAKTGEGVNDWVKWIRNEIKKEG; from the coding sequence ATGAACGAGTTTAAAGTCTTTACAATAAAGAAAAATATTCATGAGGATAATGATAAAGTAGCTGAAACGACCAGATCTAAACTAAAAAAACATGGGGTTTATTTGATCAATATTATGTCATCTCCTGGTAGTGGGAAAACGACAACACTGGTGAGTACTATTAAGGCACTTAAGAATGACATTAAGATTGGTGTCATGGAGGCGGATGTTGATTCTGAGGTAGACGCCAAAACTGTTCAAGACGCAGGAGCAAAAGCAATCCAATTACACACGGGTGGCATGTGTCATTTGGATGCTACAATGACAAAACAAGGAATAGATGAATTAGGAGTGAATGAATTAGACCTAGTCTTTTTAGAGAACATTGGTAATCTAATATGCCCTGCAGGATATGATACGGGAGCAATGAAAAATGTAGCTATACTAAGTGTTCCTGAAGGAGACGACAAGCCTTTAAAATATCCTAAGATATTCGGTAAAGTAGATGTATTAATTGTTAATAAAATTGATGCTATGGAACATTTTGATTTTAGCATTGATTTACTTGAAAAGAGAGTAAAAAAGTTAAATAAGGATATTTTAATATTCCCAATTTCAGCTAAAACTGGTGAAGGTGTAAATGATTGGGTAAAGTGGATTAGAAATGAAATAAAGAAAGAGGGGTAA
- a CDS encoding helix-turn-helix domain-containing protein — protein sequence MNNELRFKIITEGLKNGISVTCRRHDISRTIFYRWLKRYKAMGIEGLNDTKKTFVPKNKTNEEIERVILNLIRKYPHYGPRAINYLLEDLGYNISESAVFNVMKRNNLTNRKNRIQFLKDNEKEINNSLPSLTELKSGECWIFWITDYGYFKNIGTLYEYTLFDLKSRIACTRLYNDVSFDNFEDLLTAIAMPVASTINFKPNYLCFYKQVNLLKKSINHFKSKIGKIIQDNGLHVKLHILNSNDELVKINDLKKQYTKGCLSFLMPLLNKDTSFSELKLKFQDYVRNYNINYKVHYDQELYSPVEYHNKLTNTNLILPICVYIDRKY from the coding sequence ATGAATAATGAACTTCGATTTAAAATAATTACAGAAGGTTTAAAAAATGGAATCAGTGTTACGTGTAGAAGACACGACATTTCTAGAACTATTTTTTATCGCTGGTTAAAAAGATATAAAGCAATGGGAATTGAGGGTTTAAATGATACTAAGAAGACATTTGTGCCTAAAAATAAGACAAATGAGGAGATAGAACGTGTGATCCTAAACCTCATTAGGAAATATCCCCATTACGGACCGAGAGCTATAAACTATCTCTTAGAAGATCTGGGATATAATATTAGCGAATCAGCGGTTTTCAATGTAATGAAAAGGAATAATCTAACTAATAGGAAAAATAGGATTCAATTCCTAAAAGATAATGAAAAGGAAATTAACAATTCGCTTCCTTCTCTGACAGAACTTAAGAGCGGAGAATGTTGGATATTTTGGATTACGGACTATGGCTACTTTAAAAACATAGGCACTCTTTATGAATATACCCTATTTGATTTAAAGAGTAGAATAGCATGCACAAGATTATATAATGATGTATCATTTGATAACTTCGAAGATCTCTTAACTGCTATCGCAATGCCTGTAGCTTCAACCATAAATTTTAAACCAAATTACTTATGCTTTTATAAACAAGTTAATCTATTAAAAAAATCGATTAACCATTTTAAATCAAAGATAGGAAAAATTATTCAAGATAATGGATTGCATGTTAAACTTCATATTCTTAATTCAAATGATGAATTAGTGAAAATTAATGATCTAAAAAAACAATATACAAAAGGTTGCTTATCGTTTCTAATGCCTTTACTAAATAAAGATACTTCATTTTCTGAATTAAAATTAAAGTTTCAAGATTATGTACGAAATTATAATATCAACTATAAAGTACATTATGATCAAGAATTATATTCTCCTGTTGAATACCATAACAAATTAACTAATACTAATCTAATTTTACCGATCTGTGTATACATAGATCGAAAATATTAA
- a CDS encoding FAD-dependent oxidoreductase, with amino-acid sequence MSDKQQKTNFNKSERFNFALTWADVEGREYRQEILDLANKIGRTKAGTSREAVPFGPEYYALAPILSEYQANIAMYLKFREKVSAEEVAKASEEPYEKVKEALDYIAWAGVAFVNTVDGVDLYWQDIFVPGHLEMINNNKELVAKYPVIAEAFYYFGSKKGPMAAGIMPVGGGPMRVLPIERSIDGNSRRASFEELSKYLNETDVFSVSDCSCRTSREEMGEGCGHLKEEMCVQLGHAAEYYIKTKRGRAITREEAFEIIKRAEDNGLMHSIPNLDGLGHTHAICNCCGCGCYAMRLANEYINNDIVRSNYTSEVDESKCVACGECVDVCPTNALRLGQKLCSVKSIDETITKVTPRNTEWKEDKWNSDYRVNRKNTLDSGTAPCITKCPAHIPVQGYIKLASQGKYTDALELIKKHNPFPAVCGRICPRLCEEDCTRGDIDEAVAIDDIKKFIAEKDLNKDVRFIPSKRHDYSDKKIAIIGGGPSGLACAYDLLLDGYDVTVFEKQTKLGGMLTLGIPSYRLEKDVIEAEIAVLKEMGAKFQTGVEVGTDLTIQDLREKDFNAFYIAIGAQSGRKLGLEGEQSTGVISGVNFLRDINLGEESTVKGKVIVIGGGNVAIDVARSAVRLDGVTDTDIFCLESKKNMPAHAEEIKDALDEDIKINNAWGPTRIIAENGQVKGVEFKRCISTHDENGRFNPQFDGTEKKEIECDYVLLSVGQTFNYGTLLDGEDVKLTNRNTIEIDSVTLQTSKSDIFAGGDVASGPRFAIDAIAAGKEAAISIHRYVHRGQSLVFGRDTHSYTVLDKNNLVDIKGYDNTQRQKIEHVDGKKSKETFKDLRGILTEEQIKNETSRCLGCGATKTDEYLCVGCGACTLKCKFDAIKLKKVHDVEGYEIEHLPKAVIKKAISRKVKITANKINPFNKTR; translated from the coding sequence ATGTCAGATAAACAACAAAAAACAAATTTTAATAAGTCTGAACGATTTAATTTTGCGCTAACATGGGCAGATGTAGAGGGTAGAGAGTATAGGCAAGAAATTTTAGATCTTGCGAATAAAATTGGAAGAACAAAAGCAGGGACATCACGTGAGGCAGTCCCATTTGGACCAGAATATTATGCTCTTGCTCCTATACTTAGCGAGTATCAAGCAAACATTGCCATGTATTTAAAATTCCGTGAAAAAGTGAGTGCAGAAGAAGTTGCGAAAGCATCAGAAGAACCATATGAAAAAGTAAAAGAAGCATTAGATTATATCGCATGGGCTGGAGTTGCATTTGTTAACACAGTTGATGGAGTCGATCTGTATTGGCAGGATATTTTCGTTCCAGGTCATTTAGAAATGATTAATAATAATAAAGAACTGGTGGCAAAATACCCAGTAATAGCAGAAGCATTTTATTATTTCGGAAGTAAAAAAGGACCGATGGCAGCAGGGATTATGCCAGTGGGCGGAGGGCCAATGCGAGTATTACCTATTGAAAGGTCGATCGATGGTAATTCAAGAAGAGCGTCTTTTGAAGAACTTTCAAAATACTTAAATGAAACGGATGTTTTTTCTGTATCTGATTGTTCTTGCAGAACATCTCGTGAAGAAATGGGAGAAGGATGTGGGCACCTAAAAGAAGAAATGTGTGTACAATTAGGTCATGCTGCTGAGTACTACATTAAAACAAAGCGTGGACGTGCCATTACTAGAGAAGAGGCTTTTGAAATCATTAAAAGAGCAGAAGACAACGGTTTAATGCACTCTATTCCTAACTTAGATGGACTAGGTCATACGCATGCAATCTGCAACTGTTGTGGATGTGGATGTTATGCAATGAGACTAGCAAATGAATATATTAATAATGATATTGTCAGGTCAAACTATACATCTGAGGTAGATGAAAGTAAGTGTGTAGCATGTGGTGAATGTGTAGATGTTTGTCCAACAAACGCATTGAGATTAGGACAAAAATTATGTTCTGTAAAATCAATCGATGAAACAATCACGAAAGTCACTCCAAGAAATACAGAATGGAAAGAAGATAAGTGGAATAGTGATTATAGAGTGAATAGAAAAAATACGTTAGATTCAGGAACAGCCCCATGTATTACAAAATGCCCTGCACACATCCCTGTACAAGGGTATATCAAACTTGCTTCACAGGGTAAATATACGGATGCATTAGAATTAATTAAAAAGCACAATCCATTTCCAGCCGTATGTGGACGAATTTGTCCACGATTATGTGAAGAGGATTGTACACGCGGCGATATCGATGAGGCAGTAGCAATTGATGATATTAAGAAGTTTATTGCTGAGAAAGATTTAAATAAAGATGTTCGATTTATTCCTAGTAAAAGGCATGATTACAGTGATAAAAAAATAGCAATTATTGGTGGAGGTCCATCAGGACTAGCTTGTGCATATGATTTATTATTAGATGGATATGATGTAACAGTATTTGAAAAACAAACTAAGTTAGGTGGTATGTTAACACTAGGAATACCATCATATAGACTAGAAAAAGACGTTATAGAAGCTGAGATTGCCGTGCTAAAGGAAATGGGTGCGAAATTTCAAACAGGCGTAGAAGTCGGGACAGATCTAACAATCCAGGATCTGAGAGAAAAAGACTTCAATGCTTTCTACATAGCCATAGGTGCTCAGTCAGGAAGAAAACTCGGATTAGAAGGAGAACAATCAACCGGAGTAATAAGTGGGGTAAACTTCTTACGAGATATTAATCTAGGAGAAGAGTCAACTGTAAAAGGCAAAGTGATTGTAATCGGCGGTGGTAATGTTGCTATTGATGTTGCTAGATCTGCAGTGAGGCTTGATGGTGTAACGGATACAGATATCTTCTGCTTAGAATCTAAAAAGAACATGCCGGCTCATGCTGAGGAGATTAAAGACGCATTAGATGAGGATATTAAAATTAATAATGCTTGGGGACCTACACGAATTATTGCTGAAAATGGGCAGGTTAAGGGAGTTGAATTTAAACGTTGTATCTCAACGCATGATGAAAATGGAAGATTTAATCCACAGTTTGATGGAACAGAAAAAAAGGAAATAGAATGTGATTACGTGTTATTATCAGTAGGTCAAACATTTAATTATGGAACGCTTCTAGATGGTGAAGATGTAAAATTAACTAATCGAAATACAATTGAAATTGACAGTGTTACTTTACAAACTTCAAAATCAGATATATTTGCAGGTGGCGATGTTGCTAGTGGTCCGAGATTTGCAATTGATGCAATTGCAGCAGGGAAAGAAGCAGCAATATCAATTCATAGATATGTACATAGAGGGCAATCTTTAGTGTTTGGTAGAGATACGCATTCATATACCGTTTTAGATAAAAACAATCTAGTAGATATAAAAGGATATGACAATACACAAAGGCAAAAAATTGAACATGTCGATGGTAAGAAGTCTAAGGAAACATTCAAAGATTTAAGGGGCATATTAACTGAAGAACAGATCAAGAACGAAACATCACGATGCCTAGGATGTGGTGCAACTAAAACTGATGAATATTTATGTGTGGGGTGTGGAGCATGTACCCTAAAATGTAAGTTTGACGCGATCAAACTTAAGAAAGTTCACGACGTTGAAGGGTATGAAATTGAGCACCTACCTAAAGCAGTTATTAAAAAGGCAATCAGTCGAAAGGTAAAAATTACAGCAAATAAAATTAATCCATTTAACAAAACGAGATAG
- a CDS encoding translation factor GTPase family protein, giving the protein MKKVVIGILAHVDAGKTTLSEALLYMSGKIRKLGRVDKMDAYLDTYELEKERGITIFSKQAIVDIGAIQMTLLDTPGHVDFSAEMERTMRVLDYAILVISGADGIQGHTKTLWMLLKMYKVPVFIFINKMDQVGTDKKSLINELKDQLSDGCIEFGQDKTEVFNEEIAVCDERIMESFIDTGQIEENDIKKLVKERKVFPCFFGSALKLDGVENMMQGMSDYIIPPTYSDDFGAKVFKITRDENGNRLTHIKITGGKLNVKDILKSDDWEEKVNQIRIYSGEKFEVVSECEAGSVCAVTGLSMAMPGEGFGIEKSSYEPVLEPVLSYRMILPEGCDYRVMIKKLREIEEEEPELRIVWDEKLQEIQVRIMGEIQLEILQSMIQSRFGVFVEFDDGGIIYKETIASIVEGVGHFEPLRHYAEVHLLLEPGEPGSGLVFGNKCSEDILSGNFQRLVLQHLEEKVHKGVLTGSGITDMRITLVSGKAHNKHTEGGDFREATWRAVRQGLMEAKSVLLEPYYSFSLEIPENMVGRAMTDISQMGGACEIAETDCDRVVVEGSAPVRNMRNYQKEVMAYTKGYGRLFYNMKGYEPCHNSDQIIEEIGYDPTSDIGNTSSSVFCTQGSGFIVEWDEVKNYMHLESVLKEKSNKTQESYRHQSKSTGDHFISDEEVNKIFQKTFYSNQGKDTKWKKQNTVRNHYKSYNKVNTSSKHVAKKDYLLVDGYNIIYAWPELDELVEHNMEAARMKLLDILSNYQGMRKYKIIVVFDAYRVQGNREEIITYNNIHLVYTKEAQTADQYIEKFASDHNEKYNITVATSDGLEQLIVRGRGCRLLSARELKGDIERVNERVRQELQKNNRNSMSKSISTTSKEKLYEFINEQEKND; this is encoded by the coding sequence ATGAAAAAAGTAGTTATTGGAATATTGGCTCATGTGGATGCTGGCAAAACCACCTTATCAGAGGCATTACTGTATATGAGTGGTAAAATTAGAAAACTTGGACGCGTAGATAAAATGGATGCTTACTTAGATACCTATGAGTTAGAAAAGGAAAGAGGCATAACTATATTCTCTAAACAGGCTATAGTTGATATAGGCGCGATTCAAATGACTTTACTGGATACACCAGGGCATGTGGATTTTTCTGCTGAAATGGAAAGAACAATGCGAGTCTTAGATTATGCAATCCTTGTTATTAGTGGGGCAGATGGTATTCAGGGGCACACGAAGACTTTATGGATGCTCTTAAAAATGTATAAAGTTCCTGTTTTTATTTTTATAAACAAGATGGATCAAGTTGGAACCGATAAAAAAAGTTTAATCAATGAACTGAAAGATCAACTAAGTGATGGATGTATTGAATTTGGACAGGATAAAACGGAAGTCTTTAATGAAGAAATCGCTGTGTGTGATGAACGTATAATGGAATCGTTTATTGATACAGGACAAATTGAAGAAAATGATATTAAAAAGTTAGTTAAAGAGAGAAAGGTATTTCCTTGTTTTTTCGGTTCTGCTTTAAAGTTAGACGGTGTTGAGAACATGATGCAGGGGATGTCTGACTATATCATACCGCCAACTTATTCTGATGATTTCGGAGCAAAAGTATTTAAAATAACAAGAGATGAAAATGGAAATCGTTTGACTCACATTAAAATCACCGGTGGCAAGCTAAATGTAAAGGATATCTTGAAATCTGACGACTGGGAAGAAAAAGTCAATCAGATTAGGATCTATTCAGGAGAAAAATTTGAAGTAGTCAGTGAGTGTGAAGCAGGTTCTGTATGTGCTGTGACTGGACTTAGCATGGCTATGCCGGGAGAAGGTTTTGGAATTGAGAAATCATCTTATGAACCAGTACTTGAACCAGTACTTTCTTACAGGATGATCCTTCCAGAGGGTTGTGACTATAGGGTTATGATAAAGAAACTACGTGAAATCGAAGAAGAGGAGCCAGAACTTCGTATTGTATGGGATGAAAAACTACAAGAGATACAGGTGCGAATCATGGGAGAAATTCAGCTTGAAATTCTGCAAAGTATGATTCAAAGTCGATTTGGTGTTTTTGTAGAGTTTGATGATGGTGGGATTATCTATAAAGAAACAATTGCAAGCATAGTTGAGGGAGTGGGGCATTTTGAACCATTAAGACATTATGCGGAGGTCCACCTTTTGCTTGAGCCAGGCGAACCTGGAAGTGGATTAGTCTTTGGTAATAAATGTAGTGAGGATATACTCAGTGGTAACTTTCAAAGGCTTGTCTTGCAACATCTTGAAGAAAAAGTACATAAAGGTGTTTTAACGGGTTCAGGGATTACTGATATGCGAATTACATTAGTCTCTGGAAAGGCACACAATAAGCATACAGAAGGTGGTGACTTCAGAGAGGCTACTTGGCGTGCCGTAAGACAAGGCTTGATGGAGGCCAAATCAGTTTTACTAGAACCCTACTATTCATTCAGTTTAGAAATACCCGAAAATATGGTAGGAAGAGCTATGACTGATATAAGTCAAATGGGTGGTGCTTGTGAGATTGCAGAAACAGATTGTGATCGAGTAGTTGTTGAGGGGAGTGCCCCTGTAAGGAATATGAGAAATTATCAAAAAGAGGTAATGGCTTATACCAAAGGTTACGGCAGATTGTTTTACAACATGAAAGGATATGAACCGTGTCATAATAGTGATCAAATAATTGAAGAAATTGGATATGATCCGACAAGTGACATTGGAAATACCTCTAGTTCAGTTTTTTGCACACAGGGTTCAGGTTTTATTGTTGAATGGGATGAAGTAAAGAATTATATGCATTTAGAAAGTGTTCTTAAAGAAAAAAGTAATAAAACTCAAGAATCATACCGTCATCAATCGAAGTCTACAGGAGATCATTTTATTAGTGATGAAGAGGTTAATAAAATTTTTCAAAAAACCTTCTATTCAAATCAAGGGAAGGATACTAAATGGAAAAAACAAAATACAGTCAGAAATCATTATAAAAGTTACAATAAGGTAAATACAAGTAGTAAACATGTAGCGAAAAAAGATTATCTTCTTGTGGATGGATATAATATTATTTATGCTTGGCCAGAGTTAGACGAGCTGGTGGAACATAATATGGAAGCTGCTAGAATGAAATTATTAGACATTCTAAGTAATTATCAAGGCATGAGAAAGTACAAAATTATTGTTGTGTTTGATGCTTACCGTGTTCAGGGTAATCGAGAAGAGATCATCACTTACAATAATATTCATTTAGTATATACCAAAGAGGCACAAACAGCAGATCAGTATATCGAAAAATTTGCATCTGACCATAATGAAAAATATAACATTACAGTTGCAACATCGGATGGATTAGAACAACTAATCGTTCGTGGGAGAGGATGCCGTTTGTTATCTGCTAGGGAACTGAAGGGCGACATCGAGAGAGTCAACGAGAGAGTTAGGCAGGAATTACAGAAAAATAATCGAAATTCTATGAGCAAATCAATATCGACTACCTCAAAAGAGAAACTATACGAATTTATTAATGAGCAAGAGAAAAATGATTAA